TGGTTATCGAGCGTTCGCAGCCCGACATGGCGACGGTCGCTCGGCTCAACACGAGCTGGTGCCCGGTCGAACCAGTCCTTCGGCGGGACTCTGGAGGTCATTTCGACCGCGCCTCCGTTCCCACGTCAAGGTACGGACTCTCGCCATCACACCGCGGGCAGTAGAGTCGGGGGATGCCACCCCGAGTTGTCCCTCGGGAGAGCGGGCCTGCAAATTCAGGGCAGTGCAGTCCGGTCATGCGCATCGCTCCTGGAGGGGCAGGTTTTGATTACCAACAGTAATCATAAGGCGTGACAGGCCGTTAGATGACATGACGGCCCTCGTCGTAGGTGGTCGTCGATAGCTTACTCGTACTTCCGCGATGGGCGGTGGGACGCCCATCTATTTTCGCTGGCCAATGCGACGAATGGACCGTGTAATTTTGCGTCATTCAGTTCGTACTTTGAACGAGTGAGCGAGCGACCCCCCCAGCAAAACAGGAAGATACGTCAATTAACGAATTCGGCCAAGTCAGGTGACGAGGGGGAAAATTAATATCGGAGAATGTGACAGTGATTCCGAGAGTTTACTGACCATTTGTTCGCTTCTCTTGGTCCGTCGCCACAGTTTGACTTCGCTCCCCCGCGCAAGATTGTCGAAACTGAGATGGTAGTGGGTGGCGTATGACTCTGTGCAAATCGATAACCGGAAAGCCCGCGAGACGCAGGCGTCATGCTGCGTGACGGACTCTCTTCTCAGTATTCTGAGAGTAGTGATAAGGGAGGCGGCGCTGTCGAGTGATTCCGCATCGCCACAAAATCGAACGGACCCGACGGGATTTGAACCCGCGACATCTTGGTCCGGAACCAAGCACTCTGTCCACTGAGCTACGGGCCCTCACAGGTGAATTCCTCGCAGGGGGGTAAAACCGTTGTGAGTCAGTCCTCACCGTCGGCGGCCCCTCGCGGTTGGTCGATGACCGACCGCTTCCAGGTGCCGCGGGTGAACCACGCGACGGCGGCGATTGCGCCGACGATGTTGCCGAGGGCCATCCCCCACCAGATGCCGGTCGGACCCATGCCCTCGACAAAGGCGAGGTAGTAGACCGTCGGCACGCGGCCAATCCAGAGGGCGACCATGGAGAAGACGAGCGCCGTCTTCGTGTTGCCCGCGCCGCGGTAGGCTCCGAGGACGACCTGGAGGACGCCGATGAAGGCGAATTCGACGGAGCGAATCCGGAGGTACTCGCTGCCGAGGCGGATGGTTTCTGCGGCTTCGGCCGTCCCGGTCGCCATGAACACGCCGACGATGGGTTCGGGGAACAGCGCGGCGATGACGGCGACGACGAGCATGACGCCCGCGCCGGTGACAGCGGCGAGTTTGACGGCGCGTTCTGCACGGGCGGTTTGGCGTGCGCCGAGGTTCTGGCCGACCATCGTGTTGGTCGCGCGGCCGAGGCCCATCGCCGGGAGGAACACGAGCGAGATGAGGCGGTTGCCGAGGCCGTAGGCGGCGACGACGGGTGGGGAGAACGTGACGACCATCGCGGTGAGGGTAATCATCGCGAGGGCGCTCGCGGACTGTTCGAGCGCGCTCGGCACGCCGATAGAGACGATTTTCTTGATGATGTCGAGGTCGGGTTTCAGGTCGGGGAGGCGGACGTCCGGGCCGGATGGCGTCCGGAAGAGGACGTAGAAGCCGAGGGCGGTTGCGACGGCTCTGGAGACGAGGGTCGCGAGTGCCGCGCCTTCGATTTCGAGGCGCGGGAACCCGAACCAGCCGAAGATGAAGATTGGGTCGAGCACGACGTTGAGCGCGACGCTGATGGCCATGATACGCATCGGGGTCCTGGTGTTGCCGTACCCGCGCATCAGCGCGGAGAAGACGAAAAAGCCGAACAGGAACGGCGTCCCGAGGAAAAACACCTGCATGTAGTCGGCTGCCAGTGGGACGACCACAGCAGCAGTCTCCGGGTCGCTCGGCAGCACGCCGAGCATGGGTTCGGTGGCGAGGAAGCCGAGGATACCGAGAACGATTGCGAGAACCGTGACGAACGAGAGCGTCTGTCCGGCGACCATGCCCGCGGAGCCTTCGCTTTTTGCGCCTGTGTACTGGGCGACGAGGGTGCTTCCGGCGACGGTGAACCCGCCGCCGACCGAGAGCAAGAGGAAGATAAGGGGAAACGCGAGGCTCATCGCGCCGACGGCGGCGGTCGAAAGCCGGCCGAGCCAGATGGTGTCGGCGATGTTGTAGGCGACCTGGAGGAGCTGGGTGATGACGATTGGCCACGCCAGCCGGAACATCGGTCCGGCCAGTCCCCCTTCGGTTATCGAACTCTGCGTGTGGCCACTACTCACTATTGTTACCCACTTGAAGGAAAGATATCAGCGCTGTGGTTCCGGCGCGTTACGGCGTCTCGCCGGTTTCGAGCGTGAACGGCTTCTTCGGGTAGGCGACGCAGGTCAGCATGTAACCCTTGCCGAGTTCTTCCTCGCCGAGCATCTGCTGGTTGTCGTGAACGACGAAGTCCTCTGCGTTCTCGCCGGAGGCGACCTTGCCTGCACAGGAGATACACTGGCCCTGACGGCAGGCGTAGGGGAGGTCCCAGCCCTCGTCTTCGCCGGCGTCGAGGAGCGTCTCGTTGTTCGCAACTTCGATTGTCTTCCCCTCTTTCGCGTACTCGATTTCGAAGTACTCGATTTCGTCCTCGGGGATGTCAGCCGGGCTCGAAGAGCCAGCGGCCTCGCCGCCTTCTTCGAGTTCGCCGCCAGCCTCGCCCCCGGCGACTGCGCCGACGGCGCCGCCACCAATCGAGCGGTTCATCGGTTCGGGGAAGTCCGTTTCGACGACGGACGCGGCGCGCCGCTCGAGGACCTGTTCGGTGATGTCCTCTGGAAGCGGCTTTGCCGTCCCCGTCGAGTAGTGCAGGGCCACCGCGATGAGCGTTAACAGCAGCCCGAGCGCGACACCCAGTACTTCAACCATGGTCGGCGGTACGGAACCCTAGTTTAACAGCATTTTGATTAGGGCGGACCGATTGGGGGCAAAAATTGGAATTCGCGGCCGTATCAGGGTTCGATTCGCGCGAGCGAATCACCCCGACGGAACTCGTCGCCCTCCGCGACGAGCACCTCTGTGAGCGTCCCCGACTGCGGGGCGGGCACGTCGACGCTCACTTTCTCGATTTGAATCTCGCAGATGGTCTTGCCCGCCTCGACGGTCGCGCCCTCGCGGACGAACCAGTTCGAGACGACCGCTTCGTCTACGTCCATCGCGTCGTCCGGCCAGACCGACGCCGAATCGACGAGGATGGCTGCTTCGCTCATTGGGTGTCACGGACGGCGTCTGCGATTTGCTCGACGCTCGGGTTGACGTGCGTTTCGAGCGGGCGAGCGTACGGAATCGGTACGTCTGGAATCGCGAGTCTGCGAACCTCCTCGAGGTCATCGAGAGCGTGCTCTGCGACGCGGGCGATGACCTCACCCGTCACGCCGAACGACCGATAGTCCTCGTCGACGACGATGAGGCGGCCCGTCTTCTTCACCGAATCCACGATCGTCTTGGTGTCGAGTGGGACGAGCGTCCGGAGGTCTACGATTTCCGCGTCGATGCCCTCGTCTTCGAGTTCGCCGGCGGCTTCGAGAGCGCGGTGGACGTGCAGTCCAAGGGTGACGACGGTCGCATCTGCGCCTTCGCGCTTGATGTCGGCCTGCCCGAACGGAATGGTGTAGGGGTCTTCCGGCACGTCGTTCTTGGGCCCCGCGGGCGCTGGCATCCAGCCAAGACCCATGAGTCGTTTGTGGAACATGTATACGACCGGGTCGTCGTCTCGAATCGCGCTGTGCATCAGCCCCTTCGCGTCGTAGGCCGTCGACGGCACGACGACCTTCATGCCGGGCAGGTGGGCGAAGGTTCCGTACAGCGTCTGCGAGTGCTGAGCCGCGTCGGAATACGTCCCGCCGACGGCGGTCATGAGCACCATCGGGACGCTGACCGCCCCGCCGCTCATGTAGGTGTTCTTCGCCATCTGGTTGTAGATCTGATCCATCGCGACCCCGAAGAAATCGACGAACATGAGTTCGGCAATCGGCCGCATGCCGGCCTGGGCCGCGCCGACGGCCGCACCGATGAACGCCGTCTCGCTGATGGGGACGTCCATCACGCGGTCGCGGCCGAACTCGTCTAACAGGCCCGTCGTGGAGCTGAAGATGCCGCCGTAGTCGGCGATGTCCTCGCCCATGAGGAACACCTCTTCGTTCGCTTCCATCTCCTGTTTGATGGCCTCGACCATCGCACGGCTCATCGTCAGTTCTCGTTCTGCTACTTGCTGGCTCATTAGTCGTCACCTCCCTGTGTGGCGGCCTGTTGTACCGCCTGCTCCCACTCCTCCGGTGGGTTGTGGAACACGTCTTCGAGCGACTCGTGTGGCTCCGGTTCCGGTTGCTGTTTCGCCCATTCGATGGCTTCGTCCACGCGTTCGTGGGCGCGCGTTCGAATCTCGTCCAGTTCCGCTTGCTCGACGCCCTCGGATTTGAGGTCCTTCTCTAAGCGTGGGATTGGGTCGAGTTTCTTTACGCGCTCGACCTCGTCGTCGGGCCGGTAGCCCTCTGCGTCGCCCATGAAGTGGCCCATGTGGCGGTGGACCTGCACTTCGAGCAGGGTCGGACCGTTGCCGTTTCGGGCGCGGTCGACCGCCTTCTTCGCCGCCTCGTAGACGGCGATGGCGTCGTTCGAGTCGATGCGCTCGCCGGGCATGCCGTGGCCCTTCGCGCGAATCGACCCGTCTTTGACGTCAGTGACGCGGTCTTTCGGCATGCTGATGGCCCAGTCGTTGTCCTCGATGACGAAGACGACCGGGAGTTGCTGGACCTGTGCGAGGTTCAGCGACTCGAAGAAGCCACCCTGGTCGATGGCCCCCTCGCCGAGGAACGCGACAGCCACCGAGTCGAGGCCGCGCTTTTTGGCGGCCAGGGCCGCGCCGACGGCGGGCGGACAGCCCTGCGCGATAATGCCGCTGCACGCGAAGTTGACCGACGGGTCGAACAGGTGCATGTGGCCACCTTTCCCCTTGCAGAGACCGGTTTTCCGGCCGAAAATCTCCGCGGTCATCTTCTTCAAGTCGACGCCCTTCGCGATGGCGATGTGGTGCGGTCGGTGCGGGCCGGTGACGGTGTCGTCGTCGCGCAGGTGGATGCAGACGCCTGCACCCGAGGCCTCGTGGCCGGCGGCCAGATGCAATTCGCCTGGTATTGGGCCGGCGGAAATATCGAACGCCGGTTGCTTGCCTTCCAGATACTCCTCTTGAAGCCGTTCTTCGTAGTACC
This sequence is a window from Haladaptatus sp. QDMS2. Protein-coding genes within it:
- a CDS encoding alpha-ketoacid dehydrogenase subunit beta; amino-acid sequence: MSQQVAERELTMSRAMVEAIKQEMEANEEVFLMGEDIADYGGIFSSTTGLLDEFGRDRVMDVPISETAFIGAAVGAAQAGMRPIAELMFVDFFGVAMDQIYNQMAKNTYMSGGAVSVPMVLMTAVGGTYSDAAQHSQTLYGTFAHLPGMKVVVPSTAYDAKGLMHSAIRDDDPVVYMFHKRLMGLGWMPAPAGPKNDVPEDPYTIPFGQADIKREGADATVVTLGLHVHRALEAAGELEDEGIDAEIVDLRTLVPLDTKTIVDSVKKTGRLIVVDEDYRSFGVTGEVIARVAEHALDDLEEVRRLAIPDVPIPYARPLETHVNPSVEQIADAVRDTQ
- a CDS encoding lipoyl domain-containing protein; the encoded protein is MSEAAILVDSASVWPDDAMDVDEAVVSNWFVREGATVEAGKTICEIQIEKVSVDVPAPQSGTLTEVLVAEGDEFRRGDSLARIEP
- a CDS encoding MATE family efflux transporter, with protein sequence MFRLAWPIVITQLLQVAYNIADTIWLGRLSTAAVGAMSLAFPLIFLLLSVGGGFTVAGSTLVAQYTGAKSEGSAGMVAGQTLSFVTVLAIVLGILGFLATEPMLGVLPSDPETAAVVVPLAADYMQVFFLGTPFLFGFFVFSALMRGYGNTRTPMRIMAISVALNVVLDPIFIFGWFGFPRLEIEGAALATLVSRAVATALGFYVLFRTPSGPDVRLPDLKPDLDIIKKIVSIGVPSALEQSASALAMITLTAMVVTFSPPVVAAYGLGNRLISLVFLPAMGLGRATNTMVGQNLGARQTARAERAVKLAAVTGAGVMLVVAVIAALFPEPIVGVFMATGTAEAAETIRLGSEYLRIRSVEFAFIGVLQVVLGAYRGAGNTKTALVFSMVALWIGRVPTVYYLAFVEGMGPTGIWWGMALGNIVGAIAAVAWFTRGTWKRSVIDQPRGAADGED
- a CDS encoding 2Fe-2S iron-sulfur cluster-binding protein, encoding MVEVLGVALGLLLTLIAVALHYSTGTAKPLPEDITEQVLERRAASVVETDFPEPMNRSIGGGAVGAVAGGEAGGELEEGGEAAGSSSPADIPEDEIEYFEIEYAKEGKTIEVANNETLLDAGEDEGWDLPYACRQGQCISCAGKVASGENAEDFVVHDNQQMLGEEELGKGYMLTCVAYPKKPFTLETGETP
- a CDS encoding thiamine pyrophosphate-dependent dehydrogenase E1 component subunit alpha, which produces MYENMVLARYYEERLQEEYLEGKQPAFDISAGPIPGELHLAAGHEASGAGVCIHLRDDDTVTGPHRPHHIAIAKGVDLKKMTAEIFGRKTGLCKGKGGHMHLFDPSVNFACSGIIAQGCPPAVGAALAAKKRGLDSVAVAFLGEGAIDQGGFFESLNLAQVQQLPVVFVIEDNDWAISMPKDRVTDVKDGSIRAKGHGMPGERIDSNDAIAVYEAAKKAVDRARNGNGPTLLEVQVHRHMGHFMGDAEGYRPDDEVERVKKLDPIPRLEKDLKSEGVEQAELDEIRTRAHERVDEAIEWAKQQPEPEPHESLEDVFHNPPEEWEQAVQQAATQGGDD